From a region of the Apis cerana isolate GH-2021 linkage group LG13, AcerK_1.0, whole genome shotgun sequence genome:
- the LOC107996185 gene encoding protein abrupt isoform X2: MINEANPCQHPIVILRDVASSDMESLLRFMYHGEVHVGQEQLAAFLKTAQMLQVRGLADVNSGAAKIPPPSSSGGNNGSAPATPRNPWQDNGRGELNESGLSPPPEKRPRSYSPPLGNHVEPKTDLQESLLGQALAEGPTIHTTPTNNVQAQSTGEDSNSMSDNEEEMSNNDSILNSVKTEPSDILNDSMEHHRNSFPALLGIPGLIPGPSGIHAANQDPNYVARRGLDMMRVRATDPRPCPKCGKIYRSAHTLRTHLEDKHTICPGYRCVLCGTVAKSRNSLHSHMSRQHRGISTKDLPVLPMPSPFDPELASRLLAKAGVKVSPAELRARASPTGPRRGDMRLEIPRGGAPSEAGSSICGGDDPEDLTLPLSLRYGSPTPNNNTVITKVSGSGNNGGGSTKNSTTTAIAAKSLDTLHGSREPNTAPLHPPGHLHPSHHNTSATGSAILDTYLQFIAENSGLTTMGLSPEQAAAVAAAHAAKMAHMSAMDKLGGRGIEDYPMIGRDEGRGPGVVHEDRQDAMQDRHVGLLEEGESSGGEEDDFSENEEPEIVKAE, encoded by the exons ATGATAAACGAA GCCAATCCATGCCAGCATCCGATCGTGATCCTGAGGGACGTCGCCTCGTCGGACATGGAGTCGTTGCTGCGCTTCATGTACCACGGAGAGGTGCACGTAGGTCAGGAACAGCTCGCCGCGTTCCTAAAGACGGCGCAGATGCTTCAGGTTCGAGGGTTGGCCGATGTGAACAGCGGCGCTGCCAAAATTCCTCCTCCCTCGTCCTCCGGCGGGAACAATGGCAGTGCGCCG GCGACACCGCGCAATCCTTGGCAAGACAACGGCAGAGGAGAGTTGAACGAGAGCGGTCTGAGCCCACCACCAGAGAAGAGACCTAGAAGCTACAGCCCACCGTTGGGTAACCACGTGGAGCCCAAGACCGACCTTCAAGAATCGCTTTTGGGCCAGGCTTTGGCGGAGGGACCCACGATACACACGACACCCACCAACAACGTTCAG GCGCAATCTACCGGCGAGGATTCGAACTCCATGTCGGACAACGAGGAGGAGATGTCGAATAACGACAGCATCCTGAACTCGGTGAAGACCGAACCAAGCGACATCCTGAATGATTCTATGGAACATCATCGTAATTCGTTTCCGGCGCTCTTGGGAATACCAG GACTGATACCAGGACCGTCCGGGATCCACGCGGCGAATCAGGATCCGAATTACG TGGCCCGCCGCGGCTTGGACATGATGCGGGTCCGCGCCACAGATCCACGCCCCTGCCCGAAATGCGGTAAGATCTATCGATCCGCCCACACATTGCGCACTCACCTGGAAGATAAGCACACGATCTGTCCGGGGTATCGTTGCGTGCTGTGCGGTACCGTGGCCAAGTCGAGGAACTCGTTGCACTCGCACATGTCGCGCCAACATCGAGGGATCAGCACCAAGGATCTACCGGTCCTACCGATGCCCAGCCCGTTCGACCCTGAATTGGCGTCTCGTCTGTTGGCCAAGGCAGGTGTCAAGGTGAGTCCCGCCGAGTTGCGAGCCCGTGCAAGCCCCACCGGCCCGAGAAGGGGCGATATGAGGCTCGAGATACCACGAGGGGGCGCCCCGTCCGAGGCTGGGAGCAGCATCTGCGGCGGGGACGATCCGGAGGATCTCACTTTGCCGCTCAGCCTCAGGTATGGATCACCCACGCCCAATAACAACACCGTGATCACCAAGGTGAGCGGCAGCGGCAACAACGGCGGCGGCAGCACCAAGAACTCGACCACGACCGCGATAGCGGCCAAGTCTTTGGACACGTTGCACGGCAGCCGCGAGCCGAACACGGCGCCCCTTCATCCACCCGGCCATCTTCATCCGAGTCATCACAACACCAGCGCGACGGGATCAGCCATTCTCGACacatatttgcaatttatagCTGAGAATTCCGGTTTGACGACGATGGGCCTCAGCCCCGAACAAGCTGCCGCCGTTGCGGCGGCGCACGCGGCCAAGATGGCGCACATGAGCGCCATGGACAAGTTGGGCGGTCGTGGGATCGAGGATTATCCCATGATCGGCCGAGACGAGGGTCGGGGGCCCGGTGTGGTGCACGAGGATCGCCAGGACGCGATGCAGGACAGGCACGTTGGATTGTTGGAGGAGGGGGAGTCGTCGGGGGGCGAAGAGGACGATTTCAGCGAGAACGAGGAGCCGGAAATCGTTAAAGCCGAATAG
- the LOC107996185 gene encoding protein abrupt isoform X3, translated as MEIKKNVWDTMKANPCQHPIVILRDVASSDMESLLRFMYHGEVHVGQEQLAAFLKTAQMLQVRGLADVNSGAAKIPPPSSSGGNNGSAPATPRNPWQDNGRGELNESGLSPPPEKRPRSYSPPLGNHVEPKTDLQESLLGQALAEGPTIHTTPTNNVQAQSTGEDSNSMSDNEEEMSNNDSILNSVKTEPSDILNDSMEHHRNSFPALLGIPGLIPGPSGIHAANQDPNYVARRGLDMMRVRATDPRPCPKCGKIYRSAHTLRTHLEDKHTICPGYRCVLCGTVAKSRNSLHSHMSRQHRGISTKDLPVLPMPSPFDPELASRLLAKAGVKVSPAELRARASPTGPRRGDMRLEIPRGGAPSEAGSSICGGDDPEDLTLPLSLRYGSPTPNNNTVITKVSGSGNNGGGSTKNSTTTAIAAKSLDTLHGSREPNTAPLHPPGHLHPSHHNTSATGSAILDTYLQFIAENSGLTTMGLSPEQAAAVAAAHAAKMAHMSAMDKLGGRGIEDYPMIGRDEGRGPGVVHEDRQDAMQDRHVGLLEEGESSGGEEDDFSENEEPEIVKAE; from the exons atggaaataaagaagaacGTATGGGACACAATGAAG GCCAATCCATGCCAGCATCCGATCGTGATCCTGAGGGACGTCGCCTCGTCGGACATGGAGTCGTTGCTGCGCTTCATGTACCACGGAGAGGTGCACGTAGGTCAGGAACAGCTCGCCGCGTTCCTAAAGACGGCGCAGATGCTTCAGGTTCGAGGGTTGGCCGATGTGAACAGCGGCGCTGCCAAAATTCCTCCTCCCTCGTCCTCCGGCGGGAACAATGGCAGTGCGCCG GCGACACCGCGCAATCCTTGGCAAGACAACGGCAGAGGAGAGTTGAACGAGAGCGGTCTGAGCCCACCACCAGAGAAGAGACCTAGAAGCTACAGCCCACCGTTGGGTAACCACGTGGAGCCCAAGACCGACCTTCAAGAATCGCTTTTGGGCCAGGCTTTGGCGGAGGGACCCACGATACACACGACACCCACCAACAACGTTCAG GCGCAATCTACCGGCGAGGATTCGAACTCCATGTCGGACAACGAGGAGGAGATGTCGAATAACGACAGCATCCTGAACTCGGTGAAGACCGAACCAAGCGACATCCTGAATGATTCTATGGAACATCATCGTAATTCGTTTCCGGCGCTCTTGGGAATACCAG GACTGATACCAGGACCGTCCGGGATCCACGCGGCGAATCAGGATCCGAATTACG TGGCCCGCCGCGGCTTGGACATGATGCGGGTCCGCGCCACAGATCCACGCCCCTGCCCGAAATGCGGTAAGATCTATCGATCCGCCCACACATTGCGCACTCACCTGGAAGATAAGCACACGATCTGTCCGGGGTATCGTTGCGTGCTGTGCGGTACCGTGGCCAAGTCGAGGAACTCGTTGCACTCGCACATGTCGCGCCAACATCGAGGGATCAGCACCAAGGATCTACCGGTCCTACCGATGCCCAGCCCGTTCGACCCTGAATTGGCGTCTCGTCTGTTGGCCAAGGCAGGTGTCAAGGTGAGTCCCGCCGAGTTGCGAGCCCGTGCAAGCCCCACCGGCCCGAGAAGGGGCGATATGAGGCTCGAGATACCACGAGGGGGCGCCCCGTCCGAGGCTGGGAGCAGCATCTGCGGCGGGGACGATCCGGAGGATCTCACTTTGCCGCTCAGCCTCAGGTATGGATCACCCACGCCCAATAACAACACCGTGATCACCAAGGTGAGCGGCAGCGGCAACAACGGCGGCGGCAGCACCAAGAACTCGACCACGACCGCGATAGCGGCCAAGTCTTTGGACACGTTGCACGGCAGCCGCGAGCCGAACACGGCGCCCCTTCATCCACCCGGCCATCTTCATCCGAGTCATCACAACACCAGCGCGACGGGATCAGCCATTCTCGACacatatttgcaatttatagCTGAGAATTCCGGTTTGACGACGATGGGCCTCAGCCCCGAACAAGCTGCCGCCGTTGCGGCGGCGCACGCGGCCAAGATGGCGCACATGAGCGCCATGGACAAGTTGGGCGGTCGTGGGATCGAGGATTATCCCATGATCGGCCGAGACGAGGGTCGGGGGCCCGGTGTGGTGCACGAGGATCGCCAGGACGCGATGCAGGACAGGCACGTTGGATTGTTGGAGGAGGGGGAGTCGTCGGGGGGCGAAGAGGACGATTTCAGCGAGAACGAGGAGCCGGAAATCGTTAAAGCCGAATAG